In Kwoniella pini CBS 10737 chromosome 4, complete sequence, one DNA window encodes the following:
- a CDS encoding Grx4 family monothiol glutaredoxin, translating into MSFARAGLRTLRSLPSAQVYRSSALINQRRLISDEARKLIDNAVQSNPLVVFMKGTPEAPQCGFSRAVCQILDVQGVPREKIVSYNCLEDQELRSAIKEYSEWPTIPQVYIKGEFVGGCDIVLSMHQSGELENLLIKEGLAPPLPEEAPKA; encoded by the exons ATGTCTTTCGCCAGAGCTGGTTTACGTACCCTT CGATCTCTCCCTTCTGCTCAAGTTTACCGATCGTCAGctttgataaatcaacGAAGATTGATATCTGACGAGGCTAGGAAGCTGATTGACAAT GCCGTCCAATCCAATCCATTAGTAGTATTTATGAAAGGTACACCGGAAGCACCTCAATGTGGATTTTCTAGAGCTGTGTGTCAAATCTTGGATGTGCAA GGCGTACCAAGGGAGAAGATCGTCTCGTATAATTGTttagaagatcaagagcTTAGATCTGCTATAAAGGAGTACAG TGAATGGCCAACTATCCCTCAAGTGTATATCAAGGGTGAATTTGTTGGAGGATGCGATATTGTCTTGTCAA TGCACCAAAGTGGGGAGCTCGAAAACTTGCTGATCAAAGAAGGATTAGCACCTCCTCTTCCCGAGGAAGCTCCTAAAGCTTAG
- a CDS encoding mitochondrial 37S ribosomal protein uS4m, translated as MPLKPAARNVFNYNRAIPRMSWAPENLFNLWQRTSPDSPIKRSHEFTRTNSTPYQLRFTAKRLLRGYHGDHIGYTKFSRWYMPEKLPAIHESNTGGSSSSSNSNEMNKWVEGRERSGGRNIEEKNQKKKEKNSKAPIGTMLFADVERRLDVLIFRSCFAQSVWEARRYVVQGHVKLNGQVIRNPNVMLEPGDLFSIDPKHIHMLQPPTSTPSAEPETSSEVTVDAESESAEEVGATASSSGDADSSSPTEASAASQTPTSTSLPESSSATSHFHLPSYAQPHIFVPAYILPSYLSCSAVYVRHPTARPGYSEIPSPYDAGGELMSLGWEYFKRSMPRMRRKTDKWPNPWGGYGKK; from the exons ATGCCTCTTAAGCCGGCCGCGCGGAATGTGTTCAACTACAACAGGGCTATCCCACGTATG AGTTGGGCACCTGAAAATTTATTCAACTTATGGCAACGTACATCCCCTGATTCACCTATAAAACGATCTCATGAATTTACGAGGACGAATTCTACTCCATATCAATTACGATTTACAGCAAAAAGACTGTTAAGAGGATATCATGGAGATCATATTGGATATActaaattttcaagatGGTATATGCCTGAAAAATTACCAGCAATACATGAAAGTAATACTGGAGGTAGTAGTagttcttcaaattctaatgaaatgaataaatGGGTAGAAGGTAGAGAAAGATCAGGAGGTAgaaatattgaagaaaaaaatcaaaagaaaaaagaaaaaaattcaaaagctCCAATAGGGACAATGCTTTTCGCTGATGTTGAAAGACGTTTGGAcgttttgatttttagaAGTTGTTTTGCTCAAAGTGTTTGGGAAGCTAGGAGATATGTTGTTCAAGGACATGTTAAATTGAATGGACAAGTA ATTCGCAATCCAAACGTAATGCTTGAACCCGGAGATTTGTTCTCGATAGATCCAAAACACATTCATATGCTTCAACCACCAACGTCGACTCCTTCCGCCGAACCAGAAACATCATCCGAAGTTACTGTAGATGcagaatcagaatcagCAGAGGAAGTAGGAGcaacagcttcttcatccgGTGATGcagattcatcatcaccaacAGAAGCTTCAGCTGCATCCCAAACaccaacttcaacttctttaccCGAATCCTCATCCGCAACATCTCATTTCCATTTACCTTCCTACGCTCAACCTCATATCTTCGTACCTGCATACATATTACCATCGTACTTATCTTGTTCAGCAGTTTATGTACGTCATCCAACTGCTCGACCTGGTTATTCGGAAATACCTTCTCCGTATGATGCTGGTGGTGAGCTCATGAGTTTAGGTTGGGAGTACTTTAAGAGAAGTATGCCaaggatgagaagaaagactGATAAGTGGCCAAATCCATGGGGTGGATATGGTAAGAAGTAG
- a CDS encoding 40S ribosomal protein eS1, which translates to MAVGKNKRLSKGKKGIKKKVVDPFSRKEWYDIKAPSFFENRNAGKTLVNRTQGLKNANDSLKGRIVELSLADLNNDQEQGFRKIKLRVEDVSGKNCLTSFYGMDFTTDKVRSVVRKWQSLIEAHVDVKTTDGYLLRLFSIGFTKRQFNQVKKTTYAQSSQIKEIRGKMIEIMKREAEGSDLKELVQKFVPESIGREIEKAAKGIYPLHNVYVRKCKIIKAPKIDASRLLEQHGEATDANTGAKVVKTGDFVEPEVLESV; encoded by the exons ATGGCTGTCGGAAAGAACAAGAGGTTGtcaaaaggaaaaaagggtatcaagaagaaggtcGTAGACCCCTTCTCCCGAAAAG AATGGTACGATATCAAAGCTCCTTCGTTCTTCGAGAACCGAAATGCTGGTAAAACCCTTGTCAACCGAACTCAAGGTCTTA AAAACGCCAACGATTCCCTCAAAGGAAGAATTGTCGAACTTTCTCTTGCTGATCTTAACAATGACCAAGAGCAAGGTTTCAgaaagatcaagttgaGAGTTGAGGATGTTTCC GGTAAAAACTGTCTTACTTCATTCTACGGTATGGACTTCACCACCGACAAAGTTCGATCAGTTGTTAGAAAATGGCAATCTTTGATTGAAGCTCATGTTGATGTTAAAACTACCGATGGATACTTGTTAAGATTATTCTCAATTGGTTTCACAAAGAGACAATTTAACCAAGTTAAGAAGACAACATATGCTCAATCATCccaaatcaaagaaattagaGGAAAAATGATCGAAATCATGAAGagagaagctgaaggttCAGACTTGAAAGAATTGGTTCAAAAATTCGTTCCAGAATCAATTGGTCGAGAGATTGAAAAAGCCGctaaa GGAATCTACCCACTCCATAACGTTTACGTTCGAAAATGCAAGATCATCAAAGCTCCTAAAATTGATGCTTCTAGACTTCTCGAACAACATGGTGAAGCTACCGATGCCAACACTGGTGCTAAAGTAGTTAAAACCGGTGACTTTGTCGAACCCGAAGTTCTCGAGTCCGTATAA